Proteins from one Mucilaginibacter jinjuensis genomic window:
- a CDS encoding MG2 domain-containing protein, which produces MKPLPLNFLKYILLTILVFKLTDGTCQTASDSSNTKSIESLETAIVENKTLVQTRQELEVIKKQAQKANNDVLLARSLYDLMQIRDRRTEDTLYFRNSAFIDTLLQNKPRPALRAILLVMRAQRISNFDSRSLRFNGATYRTKDLKTDYAALTRSQRDSLVENDLNAAVQYRNTKIDGKQLFWLSSNPDVFLFDPKFEDIVLAERVNLLASRRFYSNEARPSLTNWLSLNSTDFRSKLDSLAAYAKNSNIMAAYQHWLSFHKTDAGVSAFIESLARKNIYLNGNADSLTRNIYIKYLQAGITSPYAELKAHSVYQLCLTWNEEGNKYASFGNQYTYDFYRNFAPQYQFYPAKALELYEQNKNLILKYPVFNTVLNSMALQIKASTIRIEMDNQHLPGNEIPIRAMYRNVDKLYYRVIRIGSTELPGAAMVKATAQLLNHEPVAQGDFALPLPADHNKHGVYLKLKQLPAGHYRLLFSKTPIKTDSYDINNLPFEVTGITAINSDERIYILDRKTGFPLVGAQVKAFKKKERVAIEGVINANGYINIEEDTADSLNITYKGDTTGYNFYVRTNNLRNDVYNKHDYDNLADFYNEKVRTEIFTDRSIYRPGQTVHYKIIFLTNDPNTGDPILFNSANIGEDNLKKWLQNANDKIMLQDPFNKKIDSALLKINDYGSFAGSFTIPKTAATGNWRIDSEPRSSYQNNGSFRVEEYKRPTIELNMEKQKKMLLPGEPFVIKFKLRSFNGADLGNLPVNYTISRNGRILVGKSNHNDYIDVKLINKTGYTDEKGELSIPVTDTVVAKANLSDSVIWNFNYHIEATATDATGESTELSERFNISSRPVSISFPLDKTYDRQALPALNVNTSAEFEGVVSRNVNIKLYKVSNPGFSLNSIKPVDQWYYDKADWYTWFPNNANARPVKQEKTLILDTVINTATHGKFILPKNKIAVGFYQLFAEVKENGKITGQYNNNFNVFDSQTGNTPVDDIDYMPVNAAKTGDVLTWYSSGKTENYTLYQVLYVGINKKKVIRNIYETRTEKAGVRVWKYKIPMDATGKLQINRITVQDNKINTHLKRVDIMIDNGAQPEIIVEKYRKVMVPGAQETFTISVKTKSVNVAAEIMSTLYDASLDKLEEHHWNVPNTTPNPYYFDSAWNFWLTRTVGAGNYMEDDTRIMMREIRTKPGQKFSKDLLFANTSIGQAQGLNEVVVVGYGAQARRDVTGSVSGIMIRGVASPNDYNLPLIIVDGQIYSGQFNGLNPNSITQIMVLKGADATALYGSKAAQGVVIISTKGPIILPGATEEPVAKVRKNFNETAFFLPQVHAGTDGYYTFSFTMPETATEWNWKMLAHTRNAKFAYLEKKLQTQLNLMVQPNMPRLLYRGDKITLQSRITNLDTLAIQGKATCKIEDAVTGEDLTAAIIESSTQAFKLNKKSLGAVSFSLRIPAQQPNPLKIVVTATSGSVADAEEHIIPILSTKVFTRQSQAIHFTNEPTITVSPAQLPADALLYGVGLSITQKPQASLIYALPWLANYSYDCAEQSFNKLRAKVTALKLMQQDTVAQKAFKNAAVLIEKDKPKNDQLTDELPEEAMPWLNIGNQTARQQKQLFHLLDTSLTKTGIEQHLDKLYKLQQADGGITWFEGGKSNAYISAYVLAGFGQLKQMGWVAASRRSAQQTEFINRLVKYQQNLLLSNAQDKYYDLYQLYALSYWIKDNPLPAGLSEKINSILESAWGVANTKSLEQQTLLIINSLRYCANGSIANAKAQQQLKNISQLAINDATNGLRWKAIADTEDLNNSAEETMALLAEAFELSGKYKEIQPGIVKWLLTTKQDEHWQTTKATAAAIDLLQKDKGTTFGETKAFSAQIENHNLAVSDGLLDGVPNALVKTKQMPASITLKQQGTNTSGNLTWYYFAEPSKLDTLNKAVKLTKEFYTNDKEKGWQKLSPGTLLKAGDEVRVKLIIETNQRLKFVHISDPRAAAFEPKENNSGYQYNNGFSYYRSVRDTGSEVFTEAIPKGISEITYDLVVAHAGEFASGPAILQCMYQPAMTAYSGTEKIKTN; this is translated from the coding sequence ATGAAACCTCTTCCTCTTAATTTCCTTAAGTATATTCTGCTTACTATACTGGTGTTTAAATTAACAGACGGAACCTGCCAAACTGCCTCCGACTCGTCAAATACTAAAAGTATTGAAAGCCTTGAAACTGCAATTGTAGAAAACAAAACGTTGGTACAAACCCGGCAGGAACTGGAAGTTATAAAGAAGCAGGCACAGAAAGCCAACAATGATGTTTTATTAGCCCGCAGTTTATATGACCTGATGCAGATACGCGACAGGCGGACGGAAGACACCTTGTATTTCCGCAATAGCGCTTTTATTGATACGCTTTTACAAAACAAACCACGGCCTGCCCTCAGGGCAATTTTATTGGTTATGCGGGCCCAGCGCATCAGTAACTTTGATAGCAGATCATTACGCTTTAACGGGGCAACTTATCGCACTAAAGATTTAAAAACTGATTATGCAGCCCTAACCCGCAGTCAACGCGATAGTTTGGTAGAAAATGACCTCAATGCAGCAGTACAATACCGTAACACAAAGATTGATGGCAAACAACTATTCTGGCTTTCATCCAACCCTGATGTTTTTTTGTTCGACCCCAAATTTGAGGACATTGTTTTAGCAGAACGGGTAAATCTGCTGGCATCGAGGCGTTTTTATAGTAACGAGGCCAGGCCTTCACTAACAAACTGGCTGTCTCTAAATTCAACAGATTTCAGAAGCAAACTGGATAGCCTTGCAGCCTACGCTAAAAACAGCAATATTATGGCGGCTTATCAGCACTGGCTTTCATTTCATAAAACAGATGCCGGTGTTTCTGCTTTTATCGAATCACTGGCAAGAAAAAACATCTATCTGAATGGCAATGCCGATTCGCTCACACGCAACATTTATATTAAATATTTGCAGGCAGGCATCACCTCGCCTTATGCTGAACTTAAAGCCCATTCGGTGTATCAACTGTGCCTTACCTGGAATGAAGAGGGTAACAAGTATGCCAGTTTTGGGAATCAATACACTTACGATTTTTACCGCAATTTCGCCCCTCAGTATCAGTTTTACCCGGCCAAGGCGCTTGAATTATACGAGCAAAATAAAAACCTGATATTAAAGTACCCAGTGTTTAATACGGTGCTTAATTCAATGGCGCTGCAAATCAAGGCAAGTACCATTCGTATTGAAATGGATAATCAGCATCTCCCCGGCAATGAAATCCCGATCAGGGCTATGTACAGAAACGTCGATAAATTATATTACCGGGTTATCCGTATTGGTTCAACCGAGCTGCCGGGGGCTGCAATGGTTAAGGCTACCGCGCAACTTTTAAACCACGAACCAGTAGCACAAGGCGATTTTGCCTTGCCCCTGCCTGCCGATCATAACAAGCATGGCGTTTACTTAAAATTGAAGCAATTACCCGCAGGGCATTACCGCTTGCTGTTTAGTAAAACGCCGATTAAGACCGATAGTTATGATATTAACAACCTGCCTTTTGAAGTTACCGGCATAACTGCCATTAACAGCGATGAGAGAATATATATCCTCGACCGCAAAACTGGGTTCCCCCTGGTTGGTGCACAGGTTAAGGCGTTTAAGAAAAAAGAACGGGTTGCTATTGAAGGTGTAATTAATGCCAATGGTTATATCAATATTGAGGAAGATACTGCCGATAGCCTCAACATTACATACAAGGGCGATACCACCGGCTATAACTTTTATGTTCGTACCAATAACCTGCGTAATGATGTATATAACAAACACGATTACGATAACCTCGCCGATTTTTACAACGAAAAGGTTAGAACCGAGATTTTTACCGACAGAAGCATTTACAGACCCGGCCAAACGGTACATTACAAGATTATTTTTTTAACCAACGACCCCAACACAGGCGACCCTATACTTTTTAACAGCGCAAATATTGGGGAAGACAATTTGAAGAAATGGTTACAGAATGCCAACGACAAAATAATGCTGCAGGATCCTTTTAATAAGAAAATAGACTCTGCCTTACTAAAAATAAACGATTACGGAAGTTTTGCCGGCTCCTTTACTATCCCCAAAACTGCAGCAACCGGCAATTGGCGAATTGATTCTGAACCAAGAAGTAGCTACCAAAACAATGGCAGTTTCCGGGTAGAAGAATACAAAAGGCCTACCATCGAGCTAAATATGGAGAAGCAGAAAAAAATGCTGCTCCCCGGTGAACCTTTTGTGATCAAATTTAAATTAAGATCATTTAACGGTGCCGATCTGGGCAATCTGCCTGTTAATTATACCATAAGCCGTAACGGGCGCATTCTTGTAGGAAAGAGTAATCACAATGATTATATTGATGTTAAATTGATCAACAAAACAGGCTATACTGATGAAAAAGGTGAACTTTCGATCCCGGTGACAGATACGGTAGTTGCCAAAGCCAACCTAAGCGATTCTGTTATCTGGAATTTTAACTACCACATAGAAGCAACCGCGACCGATGCTACAGGCGAAAGTACCGAGCTGAGTGAAAGGTTCAACATTAGCTCACGCCCTGTTAGTATCAGCTTTCCGTTAGATAAAACTTACGACAGGCAGGCGCTCCCTGCGTTGAACGTAAACACCAGTGCCGAATTTGAGGGCGTGGTAAGCCGCAACGTAAACATCAAACTTTATAAGGTAAGCAATCCCGGCTTTAGCCTGAATAGCATTAAGCCTGTAGACCAATGGTATTATGATAAGGCCGACTGGTACACCTGGTTTCCGAACAACGCCAATGCCCGGCCTGTAAAGCAAGAGAAAACCCTGATACTCGATACCGTGATTAACACAGCTACTCACGGTAAATTTATACTACCCAAAAACAAGATTGCCGTTGGCTTTTACCAGCTTTTTGCCGAAGTAAAAGAGAATGGAAAAATTACCGGGCAGTATAACAACAACTTTAATGTATTTGATAGCCAGACAGGCAATACTCCTGTTGATGACATTGATTATATGCCCGTTAATGCAGCCAAAACCGGTGATGTGCTAACCTGGTACAGCTCTGGCAAAACTGAGAATTACACCTTGTACCAGGTGCTTTATGTGGGTATCAATAAAAAGAAGGTAATCAGAAACATTTACGAAACAAGGACAGAAAAAGCCGGGGTACGGGTTTGGAAATATAAGATCCCGATGGATGCAACCGGTAAACTGCAGATTAACCGCATTACCGTGCAGGATAATAAAATTAATACGCATTTAAAACGGGTTGATATTATGATTGATAATGGTGCCCAACCCGAAATCATTGTCGAGAAATACAGGAAGGTAATGGTGCCCGGCGCACAGGAAACATTTACAATTTCGGTTAAAACAAAAAGTGTAAATGTGGCAGCCGAAATCATGTCCACCCTGTATGATGCATCTTTAGATAAATTGGAGGAGCATCACTGGAATGTACCAAACACTACTCCTAACCCTTATTACTTTGACAGTGCCTGGAATTTTTGGTTAACCAGAACCGTCGGAGCCGGAAATTATATGGAAGATGATACCAGAATAATGATGCGTGAAATTCGCACAAAACCGGGGCAGAAGTTTAGTAAGGATTTGCTGTTTGCAAATACATCTATAGGCCAGGCACAAGGCTTAAATGAAGTTGTGGTAGTTGGCTATGGCGCACAAGCCAGACGGGATGTAACAGGCAGTGTAAGTGGTATAATGATCCGGGGGGTAGCCAGCCCTAATGATTATAACCTGCCCTTAATTATTGTAGACGGGCAGATCTATTCGGGTCAATTCAATGGACTTAACCCTAATTCCATAACCCAGATCATGGTTTTAAAAGGTGCCGATGCAACAGCTCTTTATGGTTCCAAAGCCGCACAGGGTGTGGTGATCATCAGCACCAAAGGGCCAATTATATTGCCCGGAGCAACGGAAGAGCCGGTAGCAAAAGTCCGTAAAAACTTTAATGAAACGGCGTTCTTTTTACCACAGGTACATGCAGGCACAGATGGCTATTATACCTTCAGTTTTACCATGCCCGAAACCGCTACCGAATGGAACTGGAAAATGCTTGCCCATACCCGCAATGCCAAATTTGCTTATTTGGAAAAAAAGCTTCAAACCCAGCTTAATTTAATGGTGCAGCCTAATATGCCGCGCCTGTTATACCGGGGCGATAAAATAACCCTGCAAAGCCGCATAACCAACCTGGATACCTTGGCCATACAAGGCAAAGCAACCTGCAAAATAGAAGATGCTGTAACGGGCGAAGACCTTACCGCCGCCATAATTGAAAGTAGCACACAAGCTTTTAAGCTCAATAAAAAGAGTTTGGGCGCTGTTTCATTTTCTTTACGCATACCGGCTCAGCAACCTAACCCACTTAAAATTGTAGTTACTGCAACAAGTGGCAGCGTTGCAGATGCCGAAGAGCATATTATCCCCATATTATCAACCAAAGTATTTACCCGCCAAAGCCAGGCAATCCATTTTACAAATGAGCCAACCATTACAGTATCACCGGCCCAATTACCCGCCGATGCTTTACTATACGGTGTGGGTTTATCCATCACCCAAAAACCGCAGGCCTCGCTAATTTATGCGCTGCCGTGGCTGGCCAATTACTCGTATGATTGTGCGGAGCAATCGTTCAATAAACTAAGGGCAAAGGTTACTGCGCTCAAATTAATGCAGCAGGATACCGTAGCGCAAAAAGCGTTTAAGAATGCCGCCGTTCTTATAGAAAAAGATAAGCCTAAAAACGACCAGTTAACCGATGAACTACCCGAAGAAGCAATGCCATGGTTAAACATTGGCAACCAAACCGCTCGCCAACAAAAGCAATTATTTCATTTACTGGATACCTCGCTAACCAAAACCGGCATAGAGCAGCATTTGGATAAATTATACAAATTGCAACAAGCCGATGGTGGCATAACCTGGTTCGAAGGCGGAAAGAGCAATGCTTACATTTCGGCTTATGTACTGGCAGGTTTTGGCCAGTTAAAACAAATGGGCTGGGTAGCAGCCTCCCGGCGATCAGCACAGCAAACTGAGTTTATTAACCGCCTGGTTAAGTATCAGCAAAATTTGTTGCTAAGCAATGCGCAGGATAAGTATTATGATCTTTACCAGCTTTACGCCCTGTCTTACTGGATTAAAGATAATCCTTTGCCAGCCGGGCTATCTGAGAAGATAAATTCAATCCTAGAATCTGCATGGGGAGTTGCAAATACTAAAAGCCTCGAACAACAAACCTTGCTTATTATTAACAGCCTCAGGTATTGCGCCAACGGTAGCATAGCTAATGCCAAAGCACAGCAACAGTTAAAAAACATCAGTCAGTTAGCCATTAATGATGCTACCAACGGCTTGCGCTGGAAAGCTATTGCAGATACCGAAGACTTAAACAATTCGGCAGAAGAAACAATGGCGCTGCTCGCCGAAGCATTTGAATTAAGCGGTAAGTATAAAGAAATACAACCAGGCATCGTAAAATGGCTTTTAACCACCAAACAGGATGAGCATTGGCAAACCACCAAAGCCACCGCAGCTGCCATTGATTTATTGCAGAAAGACAAAGGCACCACATTTGGAGAAACCAAAGCATTTTCGGCACAAATAGAAAACCATAACCTGGCTGTTTCTGATGGTTTGTTAGATGGCGTGCCTAATGCCCTGGTTAAGACGAAGCAAATGCCGGCATCCATCACCTTAAAACAACAGGGTACAAACACAAGCGGCAATTTAACCTGGTACTATTTTGCCGAACCATCAAAGCTGGATACACTTAACAAAGCGGTTAAACTAACTAAAGAATTTTATACCAACGACAAGGAAAAAGGCTGGCAAAAACTTAGTCCGGGAACCCTGTTAAAAGCCGGAGACGAGGTACGGGTTAAACTAATTATAGAAACAAACCAACGATTAAAGTTTGTACATATCAGCGACCCACGCGCAGCGGCTTTTGAACCTAAAGAAAACAACAGTGGTTACCAGTACAACAACGGCTTTAGTTATTACAGATCTGTGAGAGATACCGGTTCAGAGGTGTTTACTGAAGCCATACCAAAAGGGATCTCTGAAATTACTTACGACCTTGTTGTTGCCCATGCAGGCGAATTTGCAAGCGGGCCAGCTATTTTGCAATGCATGTATCAACCCGCCATGACAGCGTATAGCGGTACAGAAAAAATTAAAACTAATTGA